TGGTGTGCCGGTGGCTCCTGCTATCCAGAATCCGGCACAGGCGGTTGATGGTAAACAGACCATCGACTATGGCAGTCCGATCAGCGATATCAGTGCTGATGATATTGCCAGCATTACAGTACTGAAGGGGGCTAGTGCTGCCGCCTTATATGGCAGCCGCGCCGGTTCAGGCGTGATCCTCATTACGACCAAGTCTGGTTCAGCTAAGAAAGGACTGGGCGTCAGCTTCAACTCCACCGCGATGTACAATAAGGCATGGATGTTCCCGCACTTTCAGAACGAATTTGGTTCCGGCGATATGACAGAAAGTGTTAACACCATCAGCACCGGCGCCTGGGGGCCCAAGCTGAATACCGGCCGTAAACTGGTACAGTGGAACAGCCCGCTGGATGAAAACGGAGATCCGGTACCACTGGACTGGGTAGCCTACCCCAACCGTGCAAAGGACTTCTTCCGCACCGGGCAGACCTACACCAACAACATTGCTGTATCCAAAAACACCGATGCCGGCAACTTCCGGCTCTCTTATGGCAACATGCAGAATAAAGGTATCGTTCCCAACACGGATCTGAAACGTGATAACCTCACTTTCTCCGGTACCTACCACCTGAACAGATCTGTTCACCTGAGCACCAACCTGGCCTACGCCAATAACCGGAGTCATAACCGTCCGTCGGCCTATACCGAAAGCGTGACCATGCAGGTATACAAACTCACTCCGAACGTAGACATCAATGCCCTGCGTAACTACTGGGTACCTGGTAAAGAGGGCTTACAACAGTATAATCCGTACAGTACAGATGACAATCCATTCCTGATCGCCTATGAAGAAACCAACAGTTATAAGCGTAACCGCATTACAGGGAACGTACAGGCCTCTTTTGACATCAGACCGGACCTTACCCTCATGTTGCGTACCGGACTCGATTATTACGCCTTAAATGAAGATCAGCGCAGACCATTCAGTGCCAAACGTAATCCGAAGGGCGCCTATGTAATAGAGAATGACAATTTCAAGGAGCAGAACAGCGACTTCCTCCTGACCTACAAACCATCATTAAAGAATGATTTCAAAGTATCGGTTGCTGTGGGCGGTAACCGCATGGACCAGGAAACCCTGTCCAATCAGCAGTCAACCGGTAGCCTGACCCTTCCCGGCGTATACAACCTCTCCAATGCTGCGGCAGGTGCATTGGTAAATACACAGTCCTATCGCCGGAAACGCATCAATAGTGTGTATGCTATCGGTGAAGTGAGCTATAAGAACTACCTCTTCCTGAACCTTACTGCACGTAATGACTGGAGCAGTACACTGCCTAAAGCGAATAACTCCTACTTCTACCCGTCGGTATCCCTGAGCGCTGTTGTATCGGACATGCTGGACATGAAATGGGATCAACTGTCTTATCTGAAACTGCGTGCCAACTGGTCACAGGTAGGTTCTGACACAGACCCTTATCAGCTATATAACACCGTGCCCTTCGATACGGACTGGGGCAGTGTGAAACGTGCGACGATCAGTTTCAACCAGAAAAACAGTCTGCTGAAACCTGAAATCGCCACTTCCTATGAAGCTGGTGTCGATGCGGCCTTCTTCAAAGACCGTCTGGGATTCAATGTCACCTGGTATA
The DNA window shown above is from Chitinophaga agri and carries:
- a CDS encoding SusC/RagA family TonB-linked outer membrane protein, with translation MKTFLTHRLLMLFFLLTVGSRLLAQQPLERMITFKGSTITVQQFIQQVKGQQQLQFTFDEDVNALLSRTVHIRKTAASLKEALDWLSADASIHCRILNNYAILSVAPTKQPASTPAGPSATELPQPSTKALGEVVVTALGIKKNERNLGYSVAQLSSKDVSDVPQPNVLNSLAARVPGVSIRSTGADPGSSVMVTIRGQSSISKDNQPLYVVDGVPVAPAIQNPAQAVDGKQTIDYGSPISDISADDIASITVLKGASAAALYGSRAGSGVILITTKSGSAKKGLGVSFNSTAMYNKAWMFPHFQNEFGSGDMTESVNTISTGAWGPKLNTGRKLVQWNSPLDENGDPVPLDWVAYPNRAKDFFRTGQTYTNNIAVSKNTDAGNFRLSYGNMQNKGIVPNTDLKRDNLTFSGTYHLNRSVHLSTNLAYANNRSHNRPSAYTESVTMQVYKLTPNVDINALRNYWVPGKEGLQQYNPYSTDDNPFLIAYEETNSYKRNRITGNVQASFDIRPDLTLMLRTGLDYYALNEDQRRPFSAKRNPKGAYVIENDNFKEQNSDFLLTYKPSLKNDFKVSVAVGGNRMDQETLSNQQSTGSLTLPGVYNLSNAAAGALVNTQSYRRKRINSVYAIGEVSYKNYLFLNLTARNDWSSTLPKANNSYFYPSVSLSAVVSDMLDMKWDQLSYLKLRANWSQVGSDTDPYQLYNTVPFDTDWGSVKRATISFNQKNSLLKPEIATSYEAGVDAAFFKDRLGFNVTWYKTNNRNQIIQVPTTIASGASTMLINAGNIQNSGWEAGLNLVPVKTADFSWKSDINFTRNVNKVIELTPAVTSYMLGSTDGSNIEYLIREGTKMGDFYTRSWVKVKEGPYAGQALLNSNGLQQQDADFVKIGNYNPDFTMGFNNNFRYRNLSLNFLLDWRKGGAYYSYVAKSLIQDGRTTNTLRGRDTEHGGLTWTDANGTVRHDGMIMEGVLANGDGTYRPNDVIIDAATYYDNKYWKYYENETYTATYVKLKEVSLTYVFNRNVMQHIPFLSTLSLSLIGNNLYTWAAAKNGYDPEITMSLSSQRYQGVGHWTLPGTRSYGAKLSCNF